A genomic segment from Gemmatimonadaceae bacterium encodes:
- a CDS encoding ribonuclease Z: protein MRLTVIGSGTISLSPTRGCASYLLEAGDLRILLDCGPGSAHTMARHGIDWWGITHVVLSHWHLDHIGDLPTLVFAWRHARLEPRTAPLVIVGPAGTAALLGRWAEALGGWLAEPGFPLQVLEPGLEEPIDLGSGVTLTSRSVPHTAESVAYSVGHDGRRLVYTGDTGHDPSLGAWAAGCDLLLAECSLPDAMPVPIHLTPSETAVLATAAAPGMLVVTHMYPPLDGIDLRAELGARWTGPTVIATDGLVLDC, encoded by the coding sequence ATGCGACTGACGGTGATCGGATCCGGCACGATCTCGCTGTCACCGACCAGGGGCTGCGCGTCGTACCTGCTCGAGGCAGGCGACCTGCGGATCCTGCTGGACTGCGGCCCAGGCTCGGCGCACACGATGGCGCGGCACGGCATCGACTGGTGGGGCATCACGCACGTCGTGCTGAGCCACTGGCACCTGGACCACATCGGTGACCTGCCGACGCTGGTGTTCGCGTGGCGGCACGCGCGCCTGGAGCCCCGGACGGCGCCGCTGGTCATCGTCGGGCCGGCGGGCACGGCGGCCCTGCTCGGCCGCTGGGCCGAGGCGCTGGGCGGGTGGCTGGCCGAGCCGGGGTTCCCGCTGCAGGTCCTCGAGCCCGGGCTGGAGGAGCCGATCGACCTCGGGTCGGGCGTGACCCTCACCAGTCGGAGCGTGCCCCACACGGCCGAAAGCGTGGCATATTCCGTCGGGCATGACGGCAGGCGGCTGGTCTACACCGGGGACACCGGCCACGACCCGTCGCTGGGCGCCTGGGCGGCCGGCTGCGACCTCCTGCTGGCCGAGTGCTCCCTGCCCGACGCCATGCCGGTGCCGATCCACCTCACGCCGTCGGAGACCGCGGTGCTGGCGACGGCGGCGGCACCCGGCATGCTCGTGGTGACGCACATGTATCCCCCGCTGGATGGGATCGACCTGCGTGCCGAGCTGGGCGCGCGCTGGACCGGCCCGACCGTGATCGCCACGGACGGTCTTGTACTCGACTGCTGA
- the smc gene encoding chromosome segregation protein SMC, producing MRLTKLTLHGFKSFADQTEMLFEPGATMIVGPNGCGKSNVSDAVRWVLGEQRARMMRGAKMEEVIFQGSSARRAVNVAEVSLHFDNTDGVLPVAFKEVVITRRLSRSGESDYFLNRAPCRLRDIHDLVRGTGLGADSGVVIESKMIDALLSDRPDDRRELFEEAAGVGLYRDRRRSTERRLEETTVDLSRLDDLIEEVQSQVRSLARQRKKAERNVELTQRRFLVDVTLAARELEGWADELVQLEARLEELREAVPAAATNAESATRDREAAQRARAAAEAMRAELARMSQVQREQANQVERELRVAEERQRNAMSRRERADAELLDGEALGQRVVAEREDAETERQRLQVELAAAVALLTERAGAEEEARRSVSVARQQVEAAEKTLRDARDQVRRLELDREGTERELAEVLSREGALGSEIATLADALASVERDSAAADEALEIARVTVARAQAALEAARTGAQAARSAEADVRTRLGDADRQRTSLQGRIHGLEALDRDRVGLAPGAASVLRERERFGPGAVLGPLSDFLSAESDAAILVERYLGATVHAVVVRDREAAAAVAEWHAGARPGPVLLLPLDAVHDSADAAGSLALRVQAAAPAQRWVHALLGQVTPLGAGTGFVDPRGAIYLPGGESAQGPIQRRAEMAMLRDDLETLDAARARISAEAVTVSETLQAAEAAVMAAADAASQAQGEVRRAEEARAEVERRAARAQRERNEAQGLSEKLSDRRAALQARAADDDARAEELRAGLAGHEAVITSARERLSGADEMLEETREGRTIAQVAHAQAQARVQVAQDRASRLLQEQATATARLETLRNELMQLANADEALANQIATLTVQLDERQLALSEVDTRLIEAEEGLRAADVALQRGDEALEAVRRHAVLLAEELHQAELRHTQLEARRQNIRERLETEWRKPIAELLEGFEPLELEADALRTENEALRQQLEQLGPVNPLAVEEHEEEQKRFDFLTAQRNDLAEAKLSLLQAIKEIDATARELFLATFAKVRENFRQIFQTLFGGGECDLKLENPDQPLDCDIEIHASPRGKKTQRIHLLSSGERALVALSLLFGIFLTRPSPFCLLDEVDAPLDDQNVGRYVKMLNEFKERTQFIVITHNPRTTTEAADAVYGVTMQEPGVSSLVSVRLRNRNGDAVQNGGVDPDPNTLEVPDAANESVAAAV from the coding sequence GTGCGCCTGACCAAGCTCACCCTGCACGGCTTCAAGTCGTTCGCAGACCAGACCGAGATGCTGTTCGAGCCGGGCGCGACGATGATCGTCGGGCCCAACGGCTGCGGCAAGTCGAACGTGTCGGACGCCGTGCGCTGGGTGCTCGGTGAGCAGCGTGCGCGCATGATGCGCGGCGCGAAGATGGAGGAAGTGATCTTCCAGGGCTCGTCGGCACGCCGCGCGGTGAACGTCGCGGAGGTGTCGCTGCACTTCGACAACACCGACGGCGTGCTGCCGGTGGCGTTCAAGGAAGTGGTCATCACGAGGCGCCTGTCGCGTTCCGGCGAGAGCGACTACTTCCTGAACCGCGCGCCGTGCCGCCTGCGCGACATCCACGACCTCGTGCGCGGCACGGGGCTGGGTGCCGACAGCGGGGTGGTGATCGAGTCGAAGATGATCGACGCACTCCTCAGTGACCGCCCCGACGACCGTCGCGAGCTGTTCGAGGAGGCGGCTGGGGTGGGCCTGTACCGCGACCGGCGCCGGAGCACCGAGCGGCGGCTGGAAGAGACGACCGTGGACCTTTCCCGCCTCGATGACCTGATCGAGGAGGTGCAGAGCCAGGTGCGGTCGCTGGCGCGGCAGCGCAAGAAGGCGGAGCGGAACGTGGAGCTCACGCAGCGCCGCTTCCTGGTGGACGTGACGCTCGCCGCCCGCGAGCTGGAGGGCTGGGCCGACGAACTGGTGCAGCTCGAGGCCCGCCTCGAGGAGCTGCGCGAGGCGGTCCCCGCTGCCGCCACCAACGCCGAGTCGGCAACGCGCGACCGCGAGGCGGCGCAGCGCGCCCGTGCGGCCGCCGAGGCGATGCGCGCGGAGCTCGCACGCATGTCACAGGTGCAGCGCGAGCAGGCGAACCAGGTGGAGCGCGAGCTGCGCGTGGCCGAGGAGCGGCAGCGCAACGCGATGTCACGCCGCGAGCGCGCCGACGCCGAGCTGCTGGACGGGGAGGCGCTGGGGCAGCGCGTCGTCGCCGAGCGCGAGGATGCCGAGACCGAGCGGCAGCGGCTGCAGGTGGAGCTGGCGGCCGCGGTGGCGCTGCTCACGGAGCGCGCCGGTGCCGAGGAGGAGGCACGCCGCAGCGTGTCGGTGGCACGCCAGCAGGTGGAGGCGGCCGAGAAGACGCTGCGCGATGCGCGGGACCAGGTGCGGCGGCTGGAGCTGGATCGCGAGGGCACCGAGCGGGAGCTGGCCGAGGTGCTGTCCCGCGAGGGCGCGCTGGGGTCGGAGATCGCGACGCTGGCGGACGCACTCGCGTCGGTGGAGCGCGACAGCGCCGCCGCCGACGAGGCGCTGGAGATCGCGCGCGTGACGGTGGCGCGCGCGCAGGCGGCACTGGAGGCGGCGCGCACCGGGGCGCAGGCGGCGCGCAGCGCCGAGGCCGACGTGCGCACGCGGCTCGGTGATGCCGATCGCCAGCGCACGTCGCTGCAGGGCCGCATCCACGGGCTCGAGGCGCTCGATCGCGATCGTGTCGGCCTCGCGCCGGGCGCCGCGTCGGTGCTCCGCGAACGCGAGCGCTTCGGCCCTGGCGCGGTGCTCGGGCCGCTGTCGGACTTCCTGTCGGCCGAGAGTGATGCGGCGATCCTCGTCGAGCGGTATCTCGGCGCCACGGTGCACGCGGTGGTGGTGCGGGACCGCGAGGCGGCGGCGGCAGTGGCCGAGTGGCATGCAGGCGCACGTCCCGGCCCGGTGCTCCTGCTGCCGCTGGATGCCGTGCACGACAGCGCCGACGCCGCCGGTTCGCTCGCACTGCGCGTGCAGGCGGCGGCACCGGCGCAGCGCTGGGTGCATGCGCTGCTCGGCCAGGTCACGCCGCTGGGCGCCGGGACGGGGTTCGTGGACCCGCGTGGCGCGATCTACCTGCCCGGCGGCGAGTCGGCGCAGGGTCCGATCCAGCGTCGCGCCGAGATGGCGATGCTGCGCGACGATCTCGAGACGCTCGACGCGGCCCGTGCCCGCATCAGCGCCGAGGCCGTGACGGTGAGCGAGACGCTGCAGGCGGCCGAGGCGGCGGTGATGGCGGCGGCCGATGCCGCCAGCCAGGCCCAGGGTGAGGTGCGCCGCGCCGAGGAGGCACGTGCGGAAGTCGAGCGTCGTGCGGCCCGCGCGCAGCGGGAGCGCAACGAGGCGCAGGGACTGAGCGAGAAGCTCTCCGACCGCCGTGCGGCTCTGCAGGCGCGTGCCGCGGACGACGACGCCAGGGCGGAGGAACTGCGCGCCGGGCTCGCCGGCCACGAGGCCGTGATCACGTCGGCACGTGAGCGCCTGTCGGGTGCCGACGAGATGCTCGAGGAGACGCGTGAGGGCCGGACCATCGCGCAGGTGGCCCACGCGCAGGCGCAGGCGCGGGTGCAGGTGGCGCAGGACCGCGCCTCGCGACTGCTGCAGGAGCAGGCCACCGCCACCGCGCGCCTCGAGACGCTGCGGAATGAGCTGATGCAGCTCGCCAACGCCGACGAGGCGCTGGCGAACCAGATCGCCACGCTCACCGTGCAGCTCGACGAACGGCAGCTCGCGCTCTCGGAAGTGGACACGCGCCTGATCGAGGCCGAGGAAGGACTGCGCGCCGCCGACGTGGCGCTGCAGCGCGGCGACGAGGCCCTGGAGGCGGTGCGCCGCCACGCGGTGCTGCTGGCCGAGGAGCTGCACCAGGCGGAGCTGCGGCACACCCAGCTCGAGGCGCGCCGGCAGAACATCCGTGAGCGGCTCGAGACCGAGTGGCGCAAGCCGATCGCCGAGCTGCTGGAAGGTTTCGAGCCGCTGGAGCTCGAGGCCGACGCCCTGCGCACCGAGAACGAGGCGCTGCGCCAGCAGCTCGAGCAGCTCGGCCCGGTGAACCCGCTGGCGGTGGAGGAGCACGAGGAGGAGCAGAAGCGCTTCGACTTCCTCACCGCGCAGCGCAACGACCTGGCCGAGGCCAAGCTCTCGCTGCTGCAGGCGATCAAGGAGATCGACGCCACCGCACGCGAGCTGTTCCTGGCGACGTTCGCGAAGGTGCGCGAGAACTTCCGCCAGATCTTCCAGACGCTGTTCGGCGGCGGCGAGTGCGACCTGAAGCTCGAGAACCCCGACCAGCCGCTGGACTGCGACATCGAGATCCACGCCAGCCCGCGCGGCAAGAAGACGCAGCGCATCCACCTGCTCTCCAGCGGCGAGCGCGCGCTGGTGGCCCTGTCGCTGCTGTTCGGCATCTTCCTCACCCGTCCCAGCCCGTTCTGCCTGCTGGACGAGGTCGATGCCCCGCTCGACGACCAGAACGTGGGCCGCTACGTGAAGATGCTGAACGAGTTCAAGGAGCGGACCCAGTTCATCGTCATCACGCACAACCCGCGCACCACCACCGAGGCGGCCGACGCGGTGTACGGCGTGACGATGCAGGAGCCGGGCGTGAGCTCGCTGGTGAGCGTGCGCCTGCGCAACCGCAACGGCGACGCGGTGCAGAACGGCGGGGTCGATCCGGACCCGAACACACTCGAGGTGCCGGACGCCGCGAACGAGAGCGTGGCTGCGGCAGTCTAG
- the aroF gene encoding 3-deoxy-7-phosphoheptulonate synthase codes for MLVMMQRNATPDDIEAVCEAIRELGFKPLPMPGAMRTAIGVAGDDGQADTSAFEGMSGVAQVLYDSKPYKQVSREWQPERSLVSIGNGVVFGGIEVPIVAGPCSVEGEEEIVHIARLVKASGAVALRGGAYKPRTSPYAFQGLGEDGLRHLALARSETGLPIITEAMDERQADLVAKYADCIQLGARNMMNFSLLKHLGRLGVPVLLKRGMSATITEWLLAAEYIMSEGNRKVILCERGIRSFDTATRNVYDLAAIPVIQRLSHLPIIGDPSHGVGIRDAVPPLARATVAVGADGVIVEVHQSPDKAWSDGAQSLHPPQFDDMMRSLVPIAEAVGRSIMGAGTAVA; via the coding sequence ATGCTGGTGATGATGCAACGGAACGCCACGCCCGACGACATCGAGGCGGTGTGCGAGGCGATCAGGGAGCTGGGCTTCAAGCCGCTCCCGATGCCGGGTGCCATGCGCACCGCCATCGGGGTCGCCGGTGACGACGGCCAGGCGGACACCTCGGCGTTCGAGGGGATGTCGGGCGTGGCCCAGGTGCTGTACGACTCCAAGCCGTACAAGCAGGTGTCACGCGAGTGGCAGCCCGAGCGGTCGCTGGTGTCGATCGGCAACGGCGTCGTGTTCGGTGGCATCGAGGTGCCCATCGTTGCCGGGCCGTGCAGCGTCGAGGGTGAGGAGGAGATCGTCCACATCGCGCGGCTGGTGAAGGCGTCCGGCGCGGTGGCGCTGCGCGGCGGCGCCTACAAGCCGCGCACGTCGCCCTACGCGTTCCAGGGGCTGGGCGAGGACGGGCTGCGTCACCTGGCACTCGCGCGCAGCGAGACGGGGCTGCCGATCATCACCGAGGCGATGGACGAGCGCCAGGCCGACCTCGTCGCAAAGTATGCCGACTGCATCCAGCTCGGCGCGCGCAACATGATGAACTTCTCGCTGCTCAAGCACCTCGGCCGCCTGGGCGTGCCGGTGCTGCTGAAGCGCGGGATGTCGGCCACCATCACCGAGTGGCTGCTGGCGGCGGAGTACATCATGTCGGAAGGCAACCGGAAGGTCATCCTCTGCGAGCGCGGCATCCGGAGCTTCGACACCGCCACGCGCAACGTGTACGACCTGGCCGCGATCCCGGTGATCCAGCGGCTGTCGCACCTGCCGATCATCGGTGACCCGAGCCACGGCGTGGGCATCCGCGATGCCGTGCCGCCGCTGGCGCGCGCAACGGTGGCGGTCGGGGCCGACGGCGTGATCGTCGAGGTGCACCAGTCCCCCGACAAGGCGTGGAGCGATGGGGCGCAGAGCCTGCACCCGCCGCAGTTCGACGACATGATGCGCAGCCTGGTGCCGATCGCCGAGGCAGTGGGGCGCTCGATCATGGGCGCAGGAACGGCGGTTGCATAG